One genomic window of Scatophagus argus isolate fScaArg1 chromosome 16, fScaArg1.pri, whole genome shotgun sequence includes the following:
- the LOC124073108 gene encoding uncharacterized protein LOC124073108, which yields MSPWQVLRAGRATQAALGYHVHHVPGGLVHYSAAPAVAAAALAPDSSRSFCLSREKVTLQQLNNRLAMYLQQVQHLEATNQHLECEIQRELNRKCPRELMELDRHLRTVSLLQEQISNCLSAQAQVKLQLLNAELTVFDLSVRYEKECERRGALEVELSNLRLLDEELQVHRLPELHNQLNDRTQHLTELQIQHEQDMQGLLAQMSGGVSVEMHPVESLDLIQQLYGLRQTGVVLPDNNQNECWFNNQISMLSSPEVAFEPPEESEVIRVELQELRTTAVSLEEELRQLQTQNMVLEASGLEQNQSFVQQLVILQQTADSLCADLDSVLQTAAQQAAHHQTLLDIKTRLEAEIQEYRRLLDGLSPQGVSSLHPVPVSNFTSFCVTSSPSAFRSNIRVDRALTLSAVQEGSLRMTEAQAASGGHIHTPIASPLSEMVTTVQSTRFHDKHSRNSPITSIYTSNLIDSFIKSENQGTEAFPETARREPMSISATVNQQSPSVEDKVHTEDGDLQNLSLVIDQIRHGVDKGAAAKDSNPESGSFTFKQTATEAGLLVNKTGTNIQTEITRSIVFAEQDVKQRPHFMTHITTTEPSVQASAEAKKATESVVSVQMNCVESFNQAENQDHGQMEPLSLEIQAEAGEVVVVESCVSGSHILRSEEAQDKVCGDLTLTDAATGSVTADASSGILDSSDNLETKTAQGIITLVSDMQPARSAAGWAKPESFNSKQTATDSDKTETSIQTVITKTIPCAEPEVKQGPHVLMHMTIADLSKQTAAEVQQTATVVSAQMNSLEASIQTENQDPLQVVPLRLEMQAEAVRDSDEVAITESCVSGSHILRSEEAQDKVSGDLALMDDRDIDRQKEKEEVEVNLPALRLDQSSALSHVSNSEQNKVVEGAVTGSVTADASCGILDSSDNLESKATKGIVTLVSDMQPARSAAGQAKPESFNSKQTATEADKTETSIETVITKTILRPEEAQAEVSGVLNFNGDRDMERQAKKGEEVAVEAEGTVPGHRLDQSLLLSSSSNNKQYKIMGDAVTGSHIPTTSTGSPDGNGNKLNEAAITETMKKVELEVHNGKTVNSFHVTSEVNVDPNELDNKTINLTGQDALLRTAESKKSTHLTDSGMTLSSFKSEEPLSPEEVHVFSYEVRRPTRPTSHGLGHLLSSLVGLELGGQDHHSIMPDKEEQLSLGNQHIVRNVGDTAYNKNVQQSGGGPGGSCGSYDQKETTEEDVKGQKKCDRLVANIPDNSKGLLNECVKSTSISTVPPNEGTTFSVVTSNSGVMAISNSGWASDLAAGSGGTTANSSGTVGGNAEAATTAGGQGRFRRDSGEWMVYGGSVGHKTSTRSKENLTGAELHATGQQDTGKLSISKSGEQRDGCSLDGSTSLNSEGKEESPSVATKPAQTPQEKGRFSSRGSGEWIVYSGSLGRKKTLPRTRSEEIPSATTPPETSAPETRRFSSTGSEEWVVCGGSLIHSSLAGSDSLLHKNRKENLPTTTQHPTSPPGGGRFGSRGSGEWRVYGGSTGRISISASSNSLPSADKEEESTSVKQQTSPSGSLETGRFANGGSGEWRVYGGSTGRLSRASSADRVSVSANSSRHTTSEPKLSSAGSGGKLNPSSVVKRSSSVGSGGRLSSSGSGGRLSSSSGSYKTSTSGRYSSTGSSEWKPVYSSASARKSSLGSIGRSGGGGKISSQKAPSSGGRMHVSMGSLGWLTGSAAGGNCISSSGSGSKLSSADSSDRISSRAGGRISSSSGSGRTNSTGGRVISSSDWPVRSTGSATGGNKERISVCKMAALSISAAGRERSQDKQRQQKQAADSSALMQRWLNTDVRVNSTKPGGHDDLTRL from the exons ATGTCACCGTGGCAGGTTCTCCGTGCAGGCAGAGCGACCCAGGCAGCTCTGGGTTATCATGTTCATCATGTACCTGGAGGTTTGGTGCATTACAGCGCAGCTCCTGCCGTTGCAGCTGCTGCCTTGGctccagacagcagcaggagcttcTGCTTGTCCAGAGAGAAAGTCACACTGCAACAGCTGAACAACAGACTGGCCATGTACCTGCAGCAG GTCCAGCATCTGGAGGCGACCAATCAGCATCTGGAGTGTGAGATCCAGAGGgagctgaacaggaagtgtCCCAGAGAGCTGATGGAGCTGGACAGACACCTGAGGACAGTGTCCCTGCTGCAGGAGCAG ATCAGCAACTGTCTCTCAGCCCAGGCTCaagtgaagctgcagctgctcaacGCAGAGCTCACCGTCTTCGACCTCAGTGTCAG GTATGAAAAGGAGTGTGAGCGTCGTGGTGCTCTGGAGGTGGAGCTTAGCAACCTGAGGCTGCTGGATGAGGAACTGCAAGTCCACAGACTGCCGGAACTCCATAATCAGCTGAACGATCGAACACAACACCTGACTGAGCTCCAGATACAACACGAACAG GACATGCAGGGTCTCCTGGCCCAGATGTCAGGGGGCGTCAGTGTGGAGATGCACCCGGTGGAGTCGTTAGACCTGATCCAGCAGTTGTATGGcctgagacagacaggtgtcGTGCTGCCCGACAACAACCAGAATGAGTGCTGGTTCAACAATCAG aTATCCATGTTGAGTTCTCCTGAGGTGGCCTTTGAGCCTCCAGAAGAGTCGGAGGTGATCCGAGTCGAGCTGCAAGAACTGAGGACGACAGCAGTGAGTCTGGAAGAAGAGCTGAGACAACTGCAGACTCAG aaCATGGTGTTAGAGGCCTCTGGTCTGGAGCAGAACCAGTCCTTTGTCCAGCAGTTGGTGATCCTGCAGCAGACAGCGGACAGTCTGTGTGCAGACCTGGACTCAGTGCTGcagactgcagctcagcaggctGCACACCATCAGACTCTGCTGGACATCAAGACCAGACTGGAGGCTGAGATACAGGAGTACAGGAGGCTGCTGGATGGACTGAGCCCACAGGG GGTCTCAAGTCTTCACCCAGTGCCGGTGTCAAACTTCACATCTTTCTGTGTTACATCCAGCCCCTCTGCCTTCAGGAGCAACATCAGAGTGGACAGAGCACTCACTCTGTCCGCTGTTCAGGAAGGAAGTCTCAGAATGACGGAGGCTCAGGCTGCCTCTGGAGGCCACATCCATACACCCATAGCTTCCCCACTATCAGAAATGGTGACCACAGTCCAGTCTACCAGGTTCCATGACAAACATTCAAGGAACTCACCAATTACATCAATTTATACCTCAAATCTGattgattcattcatcaaatctGAAAACCAGGGAACAGAAGCTTTTCCTGAAACAGCCAGGAGGGAACCCATGAGCATCAGTGCCACGGTCAACCAGCAGAGCCCCTCTGTGGAAGATAAAGTCCACACTGAAGATGGTGATTTGCAGAACTTGTCGCTTGTTATTGATCAGATTAGACACGGTGTAGACAAAGGAGCTGCAGCCAAAGATTCAAACCCAGAGTCAGGAAGTTTTACTTTCAAACAAACTGCCACAGAGGCTGGTTTGCTGGTTAATAAAACAGggacaaacattcaaacagagaTTACCAGAAGCATTGTTTTTGCAGAACAAGACGTGAAGCAAAGACCACATTTCATGACACATATAACCACAACTGAACCCAGCGTACAAGCTTCTGCAGAGGCAAAGAAAGCGACAGAATCTGTGGTGTCAGTTCAAATGAATTGTGTTGAGAGTTTCAACCAAGCTGAGAACCAGGATCATGGACAGATGGAGCCTTTGAGTTTGGAGATACAAGCTGAAGCAGGGGAAGTTGTCGTAGTAGAATCCTGTGTCTCTGGATCTCACATTCTTAGGTCTGAGGAGGCTCAGGATAAGGTCTGTGGTGACTTGACTCTGACAGATGCAGCTACAGGGTCTGTCACTGCAGATGCCTCATCTGGTATCCTGGACAGCAGTGACAACCTTGAGACTAAAACTGCACAAGGAATTATCACTTTGGTTTCTGACATGCAACCTGCCAGGAGTGCTGCTGGTTGGGCAAAACCAGAAAGTTTTAATTCCAAACAAACTGCCACAGATTCTGATAAAACAGAGACAAGCATTCAAACAGTGATCACCAAAACCATTCCCTGTGCAGAACCAGAAGTAAAGCAAGGACCACATGTCTTAATGCATATGACAATAGCCGATCTtagcaaacaaactgcagccgAGGTACAGCAGACAGCGACTGTGGTGTCAGCTCAGATGAATAGTTTGGAGGCTTCCATCCAGACTGAGAACCAGGATCCTCTACAGGTTGTGCCTCTGAGACTGGAAATGCAAGCTGAGGCTGTCAGGGATTCAGACGAAGTTGCTATCACAGAATCCTGTGTCTCTGGATCTCACATTCTCAGGTCTGAGGAGGCTCAGGATAAGGTCTCTGGTGACTTGGCTCTGATGGATGACAGGGacatagacagacagaaggagaaggaagaagtAGAAGTGAATTTGCCTGCCCTCAGATTAGATCAGAGTTCTGCATTGTCCCATGTTTCAAAtagtgaacaaaacaaagtcgTGGAGGGTGCAGTTACAGGGTCTGTCACTGCAGATGCTTCATGTGGTATCCTGGACAGCAGTGACAACCTTGAGAGTAAAGCGACAAAAGGAATTGTCACATTGGTTTCTGACATGCAACCTGCCAGGAGTGCTGCTGGTCAGGCAAAACCAGAAAGTTTTAATTccaaacaaacagccacagaGGCTGATAAAACAGAGACAAGCATTGAAACAGTGATCACCAAAACCATTCTTAGACCTGAGGAGGCTCAGGCTGAGGTCTCTGGTGTCCTGAACTTTAACGGTGACAGGGATATGGAGAGACAAGCAAAGAAGGGAGAAGAAGTAGCAGTAGAAGCAGAAGGCACTGTGCCTGGCCACAGATTAGATCAGAGTTTATTACTGTCCAGTTCGTCCAAtaacaaacaatacaaaatcaTGGGAGATGCAGTTACAGGGTCTCACATTCCAACTACTTCAACCGGAAGCCCAGATGGCAACGGCAACAAGTTGAATGAAGCTGCAATTACAGAGACCATGAAGAAAGTAGAACTAGAAGTGCACAATGGGAAGACAGTCAACAGTTTCCATGTTACCAGTGAGGTAAATGTGGACCCAAATGAGTTGGACAATAAGACAATTAACCTAACAGGTCAAGATGCCTTGTTGAGAACCGCAGAGTCAAAAAAGTCTACACATTTAACAGATTCTGGCATGACTTTGAGTTCTTTCAAGTCTGAAGAGCCTCTGAGTCCTGAAGAAGTTCATGTTTTTTCGTACGAAGTAAGAAGACCTACTCGACCAACCAGTCATGGGCTTGGCCATCTGCTTAGTAGCCTTGTGGGCTTGGAGTTGGGTGGTCAGGACCATCATAGCATCATGCCAGACAAAGAGGAACAGCTTAGTTTGGGGAACCAGCACATAGTCAGAAATGTAGGTGATACTGCATATAACAAGAATGTCCAGCAGTCAGGTGGCGGTCCAGGAGGCAGTTGTGGCTCATATGACCAGAAAGAGACTACAGAAGAAGACGTGAAGGGACAGAAAAAATGTGATCGACTGGTAGCCAACATACCAGATAACAGCAAAGGACTGTTAAATGAGTGTGTTAAATCTACTAGCATCAGTACTGTCCCACCCAATGAGGGAACTACATTTAGTGTTGTGACTAGTAATTCAGGAGTTATGGCTATCAGTAACAGCGGATGGGCCAGTGATCTGGCAGCTGGTTCTGGTGGCACAACTGCTAATTCATCAGGTACAGTCGGCGGTAATGCAGAAGCTGCCACTACAGCAGGGGGACAGGGAAGATTTAGGCGTGACAGTGGAGAGTGGATGGTCTATGGGGGCAGCGTGGGGCACAAAACTAGCACAAGGAGCAAAGAAAACCTGACAGGAGCTGAACTTCATGCAACAGGCCAACAAGACACAGGGAAGCTCAGCATTAGCAAAAGTGGCGAGCAGAGGGATGGATGCAGCCTGGATGGCAGTACTAGCTTAAACAGcgaaggaaaagaagaaagccCATCAGTGGCCACAAAACCTGCACAAACCCCTCAAGAAAAAGGCAGATTTAGCAGTCGGGGCAGTGGAGAGTGGATAGTTTACAGCGGCAGTCTTGGGCGTAAGAAGACCTTACCCAGGACACGGAGTGAAGAAATCCCATCAGCGACCACACCCCCTGAGACAAGTGCGCCAGAAACAAGGAGGTTTAGTAGCACTGGGAGTGAAGAGTGGGTGGTCTGTGGTGGCAGTCTCATACATAGCAGCCTGGCTGGCAGCGATAGTTTacttcacaaaaacagaaaagaaaacctgcCAACAACCACGCAGCATCCAACAAGCCCAccaggaggagggaggtttggcagcagaggcagcgGAGAGTGGAGGGTCTACGGCGGGAGCACTGGACGTATCAGCATCTCGGCAAGTAGCAATAGCTTACCCAGTGCAGACAAGGAAGAAGAATCAACATctgtgaaacaacaaacaagccCATCGGGGTCTTTAGAAACAGGGAGGTTTGCTAACGGAGGGAGCGGAGAGTGGAGAGTTTATGGTGGGAGTACTGGACGTTTGAGTCGTGCCAGTAGTGCAGACAGAGTTAGTGTCAGCGCCAACTCGAGCAGACACACAACCAGTGAGCCAAAACTCAGCAGTGCTGGGAGTGGTGGGAAGCTCAACCCCAGCAGTGTTGTTAAGCGCAGTAGCAGCGTGGGAAGTGGTGGTAGGTTGAGTAGTTCAGGCAGTGGTGGCAGACTCAGCAGCTCATCTGGGAGCTACAAGACCAGCACCTCTGGGAGATACTCCAGCACCGGCAGCAGCGAATGGAAGCCTGTTTACAGCTCAGCCAGCGCACGTAAGAGCAGCTTGGGCAGCATAGGGCGATCAGGTGGAGGGGGGAAAATCAGCAGCCAAAAAGCCCCGAGCTCGGGCGGGAGGATGCATGTCAGTATGGGCAGTCTTGGCTGGCTGACCGGTTCAGCAGCTGGTGGGAATTGCATTAGCAGCTCAGGAAGTGGTTCTAAGCTTAGCAGCGCAGATAGCAGCGACAGAATTAGCAGCAGGGCCGGGGGAAggatcagcagctcctctgggTCCGGGAGAACCAATAGCACCGGGGGAAGGGTCATCAGCAGCAGCGACTGGCCAGTCAGAAGCACCGGCAGCGCGACTGGAGGCAACAAGGAGAGGATCAGCGTTTGTAAGATGGCAGCTCTGTCGATCtcagctgcagggagagagagaagtcaagacaagcaaagacaacagaaacaggCTGCAG ACTCCTCTGCTCTCATGCAGCGATGGCTGAATACAGACGTCAGGGTCAACAGCACCAAACCTGGTGGCCATGACGACCTGACACGCCTCTGA